One sulfur-oxidizing endosymbiont of Gigantopelta aegis genomic region harbors:
- the tnpA gene encoding IS66 family insertion sequence element accessory protein TnpA, whose product MSNHSKDASMKQHIEACQASNLSQAVYCQQHKIPSHIFSYYRKKLGYVSSSKQVNTNNQLIPINLLANSPTSNAIKVSHTNGFSLEINSDTNLNQLKSILDLLRTVS is encoded by the coding sequence ATGAGCAACCATTCAAAAGATGCTTCGATGAAGCAACACATAGAGGCCTGCCAAGCCAGTAACTTAAGCCAGGCAGTTTATTGTCAACAACATAAGATACCCTCTCATATTTTTAGCTATTATCGAAAGAAGTTGGGTTATGTTAGCTCATCAAAACAGGTCAACACCAACAATCAACTCATTCCCATTAATTTACTGGCCAATTCCCCCACAAGCAATGCAATTAAAGTAAGCCATACCAATGGTTTCAGTTTGGAAATCAATTCTGATACGAACCTGAATCAGCTCAAGTCCATTCTGGATTTGCTCAGGACTGTTTCATGA